AAGTGAAGAGCCTGGAGACGAACTGACATCCCCTGAACCTGACTCTTAAGTCTGTGAATCAGGGAGAAGAAGCTTTACAAATACTAGTGCTTTAGAAAAATTAGAAAATTTACAAAAGATCGGAATTCAAAAAGGTTAGGAATTTAAAAGAATTAAGAGGCTTACAGAAGTTAGGAAACTTAAAGAAATTAGAAGTATTAAAAACATTAAAAAATGAATGGAGGAAGAAGAAGCTATTTTCCCATTCTCCGGTCTCTTTTCTTCTTTATTTTTATCTCTTACTATCCTGTATTCTATCTTTTCTCATCGCTTCTTCCTTTACTATCTCGTATTATTTCTTTTCTTATCGTTCTTCCTTTACTATCTCGTATTATTTCTTTTCTTATCGTTCTTCCTTTACTATCTCGTATTATTTCTTTTCTTATCGTTTCTTTCTGAAGGGGATTTCAATGTTTTGAGAGAATGATTTCAGTTGTGGTTATCTACTAAAATCTTGGAAACCTTATTCTCCCGTACTTTCGACTCCGACTGCACTCAGGAACCTTTTGACAACGGCTTCATTAACCAGCCTCAGTAAGGTCTGCCGGTCTTTCGTAGCACTGAAAACCCCGAGGGGAATCTGGGCTCCTGCTGCGTTTGCATGCCCACCTGCATCTTCACCGAAAGCTTGGCGCATGATTTCACCCAGGTTAATCCTGATATCGTTACTGCGCCCGGAAATATAGATACGGTCTTCAGTGACCCCGAAAACTACAGTTGTAGAGATTCCCTCAAGGCTCAGAAGGTAATCTGCAGCCTGTGGGAGGGTATCCCTGTCCCGTATATTGCCGACATTTGAAAGAAGATAACTTCCCAGCACCTGCCGGTTCCTGATGGCTTCTCCAAGCACATCAAGGGTTTCGATAGCCATTGAGGGCTGCTCAAGCTGATCTAGAATCCCGTGATTCGAAAGGGGGTAAAGGTACGAAGCAGCTGAAAGGTCTGCAGGGTCGGTCTTCCGCTTGAAATCCTGGGTGTCAGTCCGGATCCCATAGAGCAGAGCCGTTGCAAGGGTTTTGGAAATATTGATATTGAGCTGCTGCAGGTACTTTGTCATTATAGTAGCAGTTGCCCCGAAATTCGGCCGGATATCTATATACTCAGCTTTTATTTCGGCATCCCCGGGTGGGTGATGGTCAATAACAACGCCCACATAAGAATTTGGGGGAACCATATTATTAACGCCGGGAACCGAGCAATCTATCAGGGCGATTTCATCGAAGTCTTTCAGGTCGTACTCTTCCATCTTACCAAGGTCAATCCCGAGCAGATTTAAAAAAGCTTTGTTTTCCTGATGCCCAATCCTGCCATGATAGAGGATGCTTGCTTCGACCCCGAGGGTCTTTGCAATCTCTTTCAGAGCAAGCCCGCTTGAAATAGCATCCGGATCGGGGTTATCATGAATAACAATGGCAAGTTTTTTATCCCTTATCCCTTTTAGCCACCGTGCAAGCCTATTGCCCCTGTGAACCGACTCGGCTCTCTCGAGGGTACGGGAAAGGGAAGTCGCAACAAGCTTGGAAGGCATAAATACATAGTCTGCCCCGAGATCTTCCATTTTTTCCTTGTTAATAATGTCCGAAGCTCTGGAAAAAAGCTGAACATCAGGGTTAACTACCATTTTGAAATTTTCGATGCCCTTCCTGTTCGCCTCATTATTGGATGTCAGGAAAAGTATAACAACGACGTTTTTAAGGTCAATCTTATCGACGAGCTCAGGATCAGAGATATCGCCTACAATGGCCTCAAAGCCTTCCTCTCTGAGAGTTTCAACCTTAGCTTCGTCTTTATCAACGATGATTACGAGCTTATTGCTTTCCCTGAGCTCTTTCGCAAGCGCAAAACCAACACTTCCACTTCCCAGAACAAGGTATCTGGGTTTGACTGTATTTTTAAGATTGCTATCTGCATCCTTTGAAAAATTAGGCAAAAATAGTCCTCCATGCTTTTATAAGTCCAGACACGTGCAAAGGAAAGCAAACATTTGATCAGAATCCTGCTTGTTCACGTTTTACTACAGTTAATTAACTCTAAGGCTAGCTGTAGTTTTAGACCATTTCCTGGTGGTAATTACTCTTACTAAGTTTAGTTTACAAATCATCTCTTTTTATGAATCATCATTATACGTTTTTATGAATCATCCTTATACGGAATTATACTCAATGAATTATGCTCATAAGGAATTAATAACATTTTTACGGAAAACTAAGTAATTGCGGTATTATGTAATACCGGAATGTAATGTATATAGTTAATGATATCAAATAGGTTTCCTTGGTCTAAAATACAAAGTAAATCACTTCAATTACTCTAGAGATATATAATAATTTCTATGGCAGTATATAAGCCAGGAAGTTAAGGCTTGCAGAAATCTTCAAAAGGTTAACAAGTAACAGGATACCAGATTAAATAAGCAGGCAGGTAACTACTATGAAGTGCATCAGTTCTTTGAGAATGAAAGCAATAGACAGAAATTGTGAGTGTCTTGGACTTCTACTTATACAGTTAATGGAAAATGCAGGAGCCGCTATTGCACAGAGTGTCCGGGAAAAGCTTGAAAGCGGCAGGGTACTTTTTATCGCAGGTAGGGGTAACAACGGAGGGGACGCTTTTGTTGCCGCCAGGCATCTCGCAGG
This region of Methanosarcina flavescens genomic DNA includes:
- a CDS encoding DHH family phosphoesterase; protein product: MPNFSKDADSNLKNTVKPRYLVLGSGSVGFALAKELRESNKLVIIVDKDEAKVETLREEGFEAIVGDISDPELVDKIDLKNVVVILFLTSNNEANRKGIENFKMVVNPDVQLFSRASDIINKEKMEDLGADYVFMPSKLVATSLSRTLERAESVHRGNRLARWLKGIRDKKLAIVIHDNPDPDAISSGLALKEIAKTLGVEASILYHGRIGHQENKAFLNLLGIDLGKMEEYDLKDFDEIALIDCSVPGVNNMVPPNSYVGVVIDHHPPGDAEIKAEYIDIRPNFGATATIMTKYLQQLNINISKTLATALLYGIRTDTQDFKRKTDPADLSAASYLYPLSNHGILDQLEQPSMAIETLDVLGEAIRNRQVLGSYLLSNVGNIRDRDTLPQAADYLLSLEGISTTVVFGVTEDRIYISGRSNDIRINLGEIMRQAFGEDAGGHANAAGAQIPLGVFSATKDRQTLLRLVNEAVVKRFLSAVGVESTGE